The Girardinichthys multiradiatus isolate DD_20200921_A chromosome 6, DD_fGirMul_XY1, whole genome shotgun sequence genome window below encodes:
- the LOC124869761 gene encoding leukocyte cell-derived chemotaxin 1-like, giving the protein MARSLEKVPIATAEPEDLHQFMPLAHSAVVVKPASTGRFLKAGIAVLITGAVLLLLGAAGAFYFWNHNEKHVYNVHYTMSINGKVEEGSMEIDSANNMERFSTGSGADEALEVHDFEIGITGIRFSGGDKCYIKTQVKAQLPDVEPLNKDSAPFELDEEVMPAKFEDDLILVAAGPPLSDSSFLSSKIMDLCGDLPIFWLRPTYSPSGQRGSRAAPRQRRQAAATKDYTDVEAELNPDNPYQRGLEGEQGTMDIDPILDHQGVCCNECRRSYTYCQRICEPLGGYYPWPYHYRGCRVACRVIMPCKWWVARILGLV; this is encoded by the exons ATGGCCAGGAGCTTAGAGAAAGTACCCATCGCAACGGCAGAACCAGAGGACCTACATCAGTTCATGCCTCTG GCTCACTCCGCCGTGGTGGTGAAACCAGCCTCCACCGGACGCTTCCTGAAGGCCGGGATCGCTGTGCTCATAACCGGAgctgtcctgctgctgctgggagCCGCTGGGGCTTTCTACTTTTGGAACCACAATGAAAAACAT GTCTACAATGTCCACTACACCATGAGCATCAATGGCAAAGTGGAGGAGGGCTCGATGGAGATCGACTCTGCCAACAACATGGAGAGGTTCAGCACGGGCAGTGGGGCGGACGAGGCACTGGAGGTCCATGACTTCGAGATT GGAATTACAGGGATCCGGTTTTCAGGAGGAGACAAGTGCTACATTAAGACCCAGGTTAAAGCCCAGCTCCCTGATGTGGAGCCTCTGAACAAGGACTCAGCACCATTTGAACTG GACGAGGAGGTGATGCCAGCCAAATTCGAGGACGATCTGATCTTGGTGGCTGCAGGCCCGCCTCTGTCTGACTCCTCCTTCCTCAGCAGCAAGATCATGGACCTGTGTGGAGACCTACCAATCTTCTGGCTCCGTCCGACATACTCACCCA GCGGCCAGAGGGGGAGCAGAGCCGCCCCCCGCCAGCGCAGGCAGGCGGCTGCTACGAAGGACTACACGGACGTGGAGGCAGAGCTCAACCCGGACAACCCCTATCAG CGAGGACTCGAGGGCGAGCAGGGCACCATGGACATCGACCCCATACTGGACCACCAGGGCGTGTGCTGCAACGAGTGCCGTCGCAGCTACACTTACTGCCAGAGGATCTGCGAGCCGCTCGGGGGCTACTATCCTTGGCCGTACCACTATAGAGGCTGCAGGGTGGCCTGCAGAGTTATCATGCCCTGCAAGTGGTGGGTGGCCCGCATCCTGGGGCTGGTGTGA
- the LOC124869292 gene encoding protocadherin-8-like → MMGETGWNGLLVFLCASVLIMAAFTQGKTVKYQTFEEDAPGTVIGNLAKDIYSTSSSSGGSRNSFRMMKQFNSSFIRLRESDGQLTIGERIDRERICKHTLHCLIAFDVVSFSKEQFKLIHVEVEVKDINDNSPEFSRKESSLEISENTAVGTRIPLDFAVDEDVGVNYIQSYQISVNSHFSIDVLSRADGVKYAELVLMKELDRETQASYALELVATDGGNPSRSGTTRINVKVKDYNDNSPVFDRSSFSVDLPEDAPVGSLLLDLNAEDPDEGLNGEVIYGFGHQVPPEIRQLFKVDRKTGRLTLESPVDFESKNTYEFDVQASDLGPNPSPAICKIVVQVQDVNDNAPEISITPMTSITAGIAYITEAAARESFVALVSTSDRDSGANGQVHCTLYGHDHFRLQQAYEDSFMIVSTSPLDREKIPEYNLTVVAEDLGSPPFRTITQYTIRLTDENDNAPVFSKPTYEVAVVENNAPGAYITTVSARDMDMGSNGKVTYKLADTYFMGSPISTFVSLDPASGSLYALRSFNYEVMKQLELRITASDGGSPPLFGSASVYVRISDQNDNAPVITQPPLNNGSAEVLLPRDSPTGYIVTRVEARDADEGVNSELSYGLATGEPSVFSVNKATGEIYLNQVLSHDVDETLSVTVTVSDNGRPALTSTATLHFLIIAGSPPSDRTVYQAGGGDETRAQWDLSVVIIVVLAGSCTLLLLAIILIATTCNRRRRDKSGEDSDSYGEKGTLERGRNHAGDNPLLPLHGAAGAGGGGGEVFDGHSYSSQPGAFTPAHPGSSDMCSASEDGSEVPCVYDSDNNNKLRGNKHEGYSTLPGYGNGKDAVRPITIWKGNSYTTISARDPAFSGKDSGKGDSDFNDSDSDVSGDTGPKKDGAIVPPMGGQNALWACTSECKVLGHSDRCWSPSATRSNAAPSPAPTLSSFSSLPKTASLPRDPHRRDNYYQAHIPKTVGLQSVYEKVLHSEYDYVLVTPPRPVRVQEISDVAIPVYTPTPTHCPNNDV, encoded by the exons ATGATGGGAGAAACAGGGTGGAACGGGCTGCTGGTGTTTTTGTGCGCCTCCGTTCTGATTATGGCTGCTTTTACGCaaggaaaaactgtgaaatatcaGACATTTGAGGAGGACGCACCGGGTACAGTGATTGGAAACTTAGCTAAGGACATCTACTCTACTTCGTCTTCATCAGGAGGCTCCAGAAACAGTTTCAGGATGATGAAACAGTTCAACTCGTCTTTCATCCGTCTCAGGGAGAGCGACGGGCAGCTGACAATAGGGGAGAGGATAGACAGGGAGCGGATCTGCAAACACACCCTGCACTGTCTCATCGCCTTCGACGTGGTCAGCTTCTCCAAAGAGCAGTTCAAACTCATCCACGTAGAGGTGGAGGTCAAGGACATCAATGACAACTCCCCCGAGTTCTCCCGAAAAGAGTCGAGTCTGGAGATCTCCGAGAACACGGCGGTGGGAACCCGGATCCCGCTGGACTTTGCCGTGGATGAGGACGTCGGGGTGAACTACATCCAGAGCTACCAGATCTCCGTCAATAGTCACTTTTCCATCGATGTGCTCAGCAGGGCCGACGGGGTTAAATATGCGGAGCTGGTGCTCATGAAGGAGCTGGACCGGGAGACGCAAGCCTCTTACGCGCTGGAGCTGGTGGCCACGGACGGAGGCAACCCGTCCCGCAGCGGGACAACGCGCATAAATGTCAAGGTGAAAGACTACAATGACAACAGCCCAGTGTTCGACAGGAGCAGTTTCTCAGTGGACCTGCCCGAGGACGCGCCTGTGGGCTCCCTCTTGCTGGACTTGAACGCCGAGGACCCGGATGAGGGGCTGAACGGTGAGGTGATATACGGGTTCGGCCATCAGGTGCCCCCTGAGATACGGCAACTCTTCAAGGTGGACAGGAAGACCGGGAGGCTCACTCTGGAGAGCCCGGTTGACTTTGAGAGCAAGAACACGTACGAGTTTGACGTTCAGGCAAGCGACCTGGGTCCGAACCCGAGTCCGGCTATTTGTAAAATCGTAGTTCAGGTGCAGGACGTGAACGACAACGCGCCGGAGATCTCCATCACCCCAATGACCTCTATCACAGCGGGGATAGCATACATCACCGAGGCTGCAGCCAGAGAGAGCTTCGTGGCTCTGGTCAGCACCTCGGACAGAGACTCTGGCGCAAATGGGCAGGTGCACTGCACGCTCTACGGACACGATCACTTCAGACTGCAGCAGGCATATGAGGACAGCTTCATGATCGTGAGCACCAGTCCGCTGGACCGGGAGAAGATTCCTGAATATAACCTGACGGTGGTGGCGGAGGATCTGGGCTCCCCTCCTTTCAGGACCATCACCCAGTACACCATCAGGCTGACTGATGAGAACGATAACGCACCAGTGTTCAGTAAGCCTACGTATGAGGTGGCGGTGGTGGAGAACAACGCACCCGGCGCATACATCACCACGGTGTCGGCGCGGGACATGGACATGGGGTCAAACGGGAAGGTCACTTACAAGCTAGCGGACACCTATTTCATGGGCTCCCCGATCTCCACCTTCGTGTCTCTGGATCCTGCCAGCGGTTCGCTTTACGCGCTCAGGAGCTTCAACTATGAGGTGATGAAGCAGCTGGAGCTCCGTATCACAGCCAGCGACGGCGGCTCCCCGCCTCTGTTCGGCAGCGCCAGCGTCTATGTGCGGATCAGCGACCAGAACGATAACGCGCCGGTCATCACACAGCCGCCACTCAACAACGGCTCCGCTGAGGTTCTTCTGCCCCGGGACTCGCCCACGGGCTACATCGTGACCCGAGTGGAGGCGCGGGACGCTGATGAGGGAGTGAACTCAGAGCTGTCATACGGGCTCGCCACCGGGGAGCCGTCCGTGTTCTCCGTCAATAAAGCCACTGGAGAGATCTACCTGAATCAGGTGCTAAGCCACGACGTGGACGAGACCCTGAGCGTGACCGTGACAGTAAGCGACAACGGGAGGCCCGCGCTCACCTCCACCGCCACGCTCCACTTCCTCATCATCGCGGGCTCCCCGCCCAGCGACAGGACGGTGTACCAGGCGGGCGGCGGGGACGAGACGCGCGCCCAGTGGGACCTGTCGGTGGTGATCATCGTCGTGCTCGCGGGAAGCTGCACGCTCCTGCTGCTCGCCATCATCCTCATCGCGACCACCTGCAACAGGCGCCGGCGGGACAAAAGCGGAGAGGACAGCGACTCCTACGGGGAGAAGGGCACGCTAGAGCGGGGCAGGAACCACGCGGGGGACAACCCGCTTCTGCCCCTTCACGGAGCAGCTGGAGCAGGAGGGGGAGGAGGGGAGGTCTTTGACGGACACTCCTACAGCAGCCAGCCTGGTGCTTTCACCCCGGCTCACCCCGGGAGCAGCGACATGTGCTCGGCCTCAGAGGACGGCAGCGAGGTGCCCTGTGTGTATGACTCAGACAACAACAACAAGCTCCGTGGGAATAAACACGAG GGATACTCCACTCTGCCTGGATATGGTAATGGTAAAGACGCAGTGAGGCCCATCACCATCTGGAAGGGCAACTCTTACACCACCATCTCTGCCCGAGACCCAGCCTTCAGTGGAAAAGACAGTGGCAAGGGGGACAGTGACTTTAATGACAGTGACAGTGATGTCAGTGGGGACACCGGTCCAAAGAAGGATGGGGCCATCGTTCCTCCCATGGGTGGTCAAAATG CTCTGTGGGCATGCACCAGCGAGTGTAAAGTCCTGGGCCACTCAGATCGATGCTGGAGTCCCTCAGCCACCAGATCAAACGCGGCCCCCTCCCCGGCGCCGACCCTCtcttccttcagcagcctgcCTAAAACAGCCTCGCTGCCCAGGGACCCCCATCGCAGGGATAACTACTACCAAGCCCACATCCCCAAAACAGTGGGGCTGCAGAGCGTCTACGAGAAGGTTCTGCACAGCGAATATGACTACGTCCTGGTCACCCCACCCAGACCAGTAAGGGTACAGGAAATCAGCGATGTGGCCATCCCTGTTTACACCCCAACACCGACGCACTGTCCCAACAACGATGTCTAG